From a region of the Streptococcus ruminantium genome:
- the tig gene encoding trigger factor, with protein sequence MSVSFEAKETNRGVLTFTISQEVIKPELDRVFNKVKKDINLPGFRKGHLPRAVFNQKFGEEALYQDAVNALLPTAYEAAVAEAGLEVVAQPKIDVVSMEKGQDWTITAEVVTKPEVKLGDYKNLVVSVEATKEVTDEEVDAKIERERNNLAELVIKEGPAAEGDTVVIDFVGSIDGVEFDGGKGENFSLGLGSGQFIPGFEAQLVGHSAGEEVNVEVTFPEDYQATDLAGKPALFVTKIHEVKAKEVPALDDELAKDIDEEVETLDELKAKYRKELEASKEVAFDDAVEAAALDLAVENAEIVDLPEEMIHEEVHRSINEFLGGMQQQGISPDMYFQITGTTREDLHKQHEVDAEKRTKTNLVVEAVAKAEGFEATEEEINKEIEELATTYKMDVAQVRSLLSPEMLKHDIVVKKAVELITSTATVK encoded by the coding sequence ATGTCTGTATCATTTGAAGCAAAAGAAACAAACCGCGGTGTTTTGACGTTTACAATTAGTCAAGAAGTAATCAAACCAGAATTGGATCGCGTTTTCAACAAAGTAAAAAAAGATATCAATCTTCCAGGTTTCCGTAAAGGTCACTTACCACGTGCCGTTTTCAATCAAAAATTTGGTGAAGAGGCTCTTTACCAAGATGCTGTTAATGCGCTTTTACCAACTGCTTATGAGGCAGCGGTTGCTGAAGCAGGACTTGAGGTGGTTGCACAACCAAAAATTGATGTTGTGTCAATGGAGAAAGGTCAAGACTGGACAATTACTGCAGAAGTTGTTACAAAACCTGAAGTGAAATTGGGTGATTACAAAAATTTGGTAGTTTCAGTAGAAGCTACTAAAGAGGTAACTGATGAAGAAGTAGATGCTAAGATTGAACGCGAGCGTAACAACTTAGCTGAGTTGGTGATTAAAGAAGGCCCAGCAGCCGAAGGCGATACAGTTGTTATTGATTTTGTTGGATCAATTGATGGTGTTGAGTTTGATGGTGGCAAGGGTGAAAACTTCTCACTTGGACTTGGATCAGGTCAATTCATCCCAGGTTTTGAAGCCCAGTTGGTTGGTCACTCGGCTGGAGAAGAGGTAAATGTCGAAGTTACTTTCCCTGAAGATTACCAAGCGACTGATCTTGCAGGCAAACCAGCCCTCTTTGTAACAAAAATCCACGAAGTAAAAGCAAAAGAAGTTCCTGCCTTGGATGATGAATTAGCAAAAGACATTGACGAAGAAGTAGAAACACTTGATGAATTGAAGGCAAAATACCGCAAAGAATTAGAGGCTAGCAAAGAAGTTGCCTTTGACGATGCGGTTGAAGCAGCGGCTCTTGATTTAGCAGTAGAAAATGCTGAAATTGTTGATTTGCCAGAAGAAATGATTCACGAAGAAGTTCATCGTTCTATCAATGAGTTCTTGGGTGGTATGCAACAGCAGGGTATTTCACCAGATATGTACTTCCAAATTACTGGTACAACTCGCGAAGATCTCCACAAACAACACGAAGTTGATGCTGAAAAGCGTACAAAAACAAACTTGGTTGTCGAGGCAGTAGCTAAAGCCGAAGGCTTTGAAGCAACTGAAGAAGAAATCAACAAGGAAATTGAAGAGTTGGCAACAACCTATA